AAAACATTTTGCAAACATCAATGATGAGATATTATTAATATCTCCAGTTATACTTGAACCAATTATCAATTTAAAGAGCAAAACTCTTATGAGTAAAAATGTTGCATTAGATACAGAGGAAGTATTAATTGCTCTTAGTATCTCAGCAGCAACAAACCCTATGGCACAAGTGGCTATGGAAAAACTTCATATGTTAAAAGGAACACAAGCACATTGCACAAATATCCTTGGTAAAAATGATGAGCAAACATTGAGAAAATTAGGAATAGATCTTACTTGTGATCAAGTATTCCCAACAGAAAATTTATATTATAATGCATAATCAAAAGCACCCTTTGGTATACAGAGGGTGCTTTTGTTTTTATCTTTGAGGAACTATTTCAATCCAGTAACCATCAGGATCAGTAATAAAATAGATTCCCATTGATGGATTTTCATAAGCTATACAACCCATAGCTTTATGTTTTTCATAAGCTTTATCAAAATCGTCAGTAACAAGAGCTAAATGGAACTCTTCATCTCCAAGATCATAAGCTTCCTCTCTATCTTTTAGCCAAGTTAGTTCAAGAGAGAAATTATTTTTTCCATCTCCTAAATAAACAAGAATAAAGCTATCATCACTAGCTACTTTTCTTCTTACCTCTTTCAATC
This region of Fusobacterium varium genomic DNA includes:
- a CDS encoding VOC family protein, which encodes MNFAFNHFNFNVLDLEKSLKFYEEALGLKEVRRKVASDDSFILVYLGDGKNNFSLELTWLKDREEAYDLGDEEFHLALVTDDFDKAYEKHKAMGCIAYENPSMGIYFITDPDGYWIEIVPQR